A genomic region of Pristiophorus japonicus isolate sPriJap1 chromosome 22, sPriJap1.hap1, whole genome shotgun sequence contains the following coding sequences:
- the LOC139234596 gene encoding clumping factor A-like, translated as MILQLTIILYWTIILQQTIILDSVTENDPVTDNDPVTDNDPVTGSDPVTDNDPVTDNDPVSDSDPVTDNDPVREIDRVMDSDPVTDSDPIMDNDPVTDSDPVTDNDPVTDNDPGTDNDPVTDNDPATDNDPVTDSDHVTDNDPATDNDPVMDSDHVTDNDPATDSDPVTDNDPVTDNDPVMDSDPVMDTDPATDSDPVMESDPVTDNDPVTDSD; from the exons atgatcctgcaactgacaatcatCCTGTACTGGACAATCATCCTGCAACAGACAATCATTCT tgattcagtaactgaaaatgatcctgtaactgacaacgatcctgtaactgacaatgatcctgtaactggtaGTGATcccgtaactgacaatgatcctgtaacggacaatgatcctgtatcagacagtgatcctgtaactgacaatgatcctgtcagggaaattgatcgtgtaatggacagtgatcctgtaacggacagtgatcctataatggacaatgatcctgtcacggacagtgatcctgtaactgacaatgatcctgtaactgacaatgatcctggaacggacaatgatcctgtaactgacaatgatcctgcaacggacaatgatcctgtaacagacagtgatcatgtaactgacaatgatcctgcaactgacaatgatcctgtaatggacagtgatcatgtaactgacaatgatcctgcaacagacagtgatcctgtaactgacaatgatcctgtaactgacaatgatcctgtaatggatagtgatcctgtaatggacactgatcctgcaactgacagtgatcctgtaatggaaagtgatcctgtaactgacaatgatcctgtaactgacagtgat
- the LOC139234811 gene encoding clumping factor A-like has protein sequence PVMDSDPANDNDPVTDSDPVTDNDPVNDNDPVMDSDTVRDTDPATDSDPVTDSDPVTDNDPVTDSDPATDNETATDNVPAIDNDPVMDSDPVTDNDPNTDSDPATDNDPATDNDPVTDSDLVTDSDPITDNDPITDSDPVTDNDPATDNNPVMDNDPVTDNHTETENDPVMDNDLVMDNDPVMDNDHVMDSDSVTENDPVTDNDPVTDNDPVTGSDPVTDNDPVTDNDPVSDSDPVTDNDPVREIYRVMDSDPVTDSDPIMDNDPVTDSDPVTDNDPVTDNDPGTDNDPVTDNDPATDNDPVTDSDHVTDNDPATDNDPVMDSDHVTDNDPVTDSDPVTDNDPVTDNDPVMDSDPVMDTDPATDSDPVMESDPVTDNDPVTDSD, from the coding sequence cctgtaatggacagtgatcctgcaaatgacaatgatcctgtaactgacagtgatcctgtaactgacaatgatcctgtaaatgacaatgatcctgtaatggatagtgatactgtaagggacactgatcctgcaactgacagtgatcctgtaacggacagtgatcctgtaactgacaatgatcctgtaactgacagtgatcctgcaacAGACAATGAGACTGCAACTGACAATGTTCCTGcaattgacaatgatcctgtaatggacagtgatcctgtaacggacaatgatcctaacacggacagtgatcctgcaactgacaatgatcctgcaactgacaatgatcctgtaactgacagtgatcttgTTACTGACAGTGATCcgataactgacaatgatcctataactgacagtgatcctgtaactgacaatgatcctgcaactgacaataatcctgtaatggacaatgatcctgtaactgacaatcatactgaaacagaaaatgatcctgtaatggacaatgatctcgtaatggacaatgatcctgtaatggacaatgatcatgtaatggacagtgattcagtaactgaaaatgatcctgtaactgacaacgatcctgtaactgacaatgatcctgtaactggtaGTGATcccgtaactgacaatgatcctgtaacggacaatgatcctgtatcagacagtgatcctgtaactgacaatgatcctgtcaggGAAATTTAtcgtgtaatggacagtgatcctgtaacggacagtgatcctataatggacaatgatcctgtcacggacagtgatcctgtaactgacaatgatcctgtaactgacaatgatcctggaacggacaatgatcctgtaactgacaatgatcctgcaacggacaatgatcctgtaacagacagtgatcatgtaactgacaatgatcctgcaactgacaatgatcctgtaatggacagtgatcatgtaactgacaatgatcctgtaacagacagtgatcctgtaactgacaatgatcctgtaactgacaatgatcctgtaatggatagtgatcctgtaatggacactgatcctgcaactgacagtgatcctgtaatggaaagtgatcctgtaactgacaatgatcctgtaactgacagtgat